From the Papaver somniferum cultivar HN1 chromosome 2, ASM357369v1, whole genome shotgun sequence genome, the window TTACTTTAATTAGATTTTTTCTAGTAAAAGGATATTTTAGTAAtcatatatttattattattaattattggTTCCTCATATATAGAATCTTATTGGTGGGTTTCTGAAACACAAAAACTATTATTTGGGCTACAGATGATTTTTtcctttccaaaaatataaaaaaattgtatttttggATAGAAAATTTGTCTCTATTGTTTGGGCTAGagataattttttcttttcaaaaaatataaaagaattgtatttttggagagaaaatttgttttattaattagtgttggaatttttggaaacataattcatgagaatcaaatacatgtgtcaacatatcatttgtcctCCATGTCCCCTTCAAAAAACGCCCCCATAAAAAAAAATCGTATTtgagttatctttttttttttctaacacatATATTTAAGTTATGATAATCTGGTATAAGAGAAGTCTATATCACTAAGATTTGGGGCATACATCTAGACATTCCAGCCTCACACATAGTGTTAATTTTGTGACATCGCCAATTTACTTGTTTTTTCGTGCCCAACACAAATCTTTGACAGTCAAGTGGGTGAACGGAACGAGTAAATGACATCCGACTCAAAAGGACTACTGATCACCTGGCTTACCTTATAGGACGTCCAAGAACTAAATAGTCCAAAATCCTCTTTTTTATACTAAAAGACCCAGATTGTCCTGATTATGCCTTTTTAATTAGATTATCACGTCTACGACATCCAGTCTACGAGATTGGCATTCTACGAGTTTACAACTCCacataattcttttttttttctttttccggtTGATTGAAGAACATTTAATTTGGTAGAAAATCTTTCAGAGTTCATAATACGCCTATTTCGCCATATTACATGCTTTTTTCAGAGTTCATAATACGCCTATTTCGCCATATTGCATGCTTGTGTCGCCTGTTTAAGACACCTTCATACTCCATATAaaaggatttttttctttttccgattCATTGATTTTGTAGAAAATCTTTCGGATTTCATAACACGCCTATTTCACGATATTGCTTGCTTGTGTCTCCTATTTAAGACACCTTCATAACTTAATGCACGTTGATTGTAacataagattttgttaattaATTGAGAAATATCTTTAGTGTATCTCATATTTCGGTGTTCATTTTGGTATTTATATAAATTGAGGTATTAGGTTGTACCTAGCATAAGCGTTCTATTCCAACAATGGCTGTTGAGAACGTTctcaaagaaaatgaagaatatgTTATTGGTTCGTTTTCGAAAATGTTGATTCATTTGGGAATAGGTTGTATGGGAAAGAAAAGCCATCTACATGATATATTGTTACATTACTGACTACCACCCTGCCAGCAGTTACATGGTATGTATGATGATATTATTTCCTCATTGATATTTCATGAAGCAATTAGTTGCCTTAATTGTATTGTCAACGCAACACTTCTTTTCGTATCGCCGATTGGTTGAGATTAGCTTTTTATTCAACTTTTTTATATCATGTTTTATCATGAACAATTGTGTAGAGTTTTACATTTTAGCTTTTAGTTTTAGTTGGATGAAGTTGAGACGAGCTAACCTACGGCTGTACCTAGACCTTCATATACAAGTTTGCCTTTGAATTGAAAGCGGTGGGTAGGAACTGTACGAAcgtgcaatctcaattttgtctcTTGCATTTTTTTTTAGCTCAGTTCACTTTCTTAATGTAAAGAAAAGCGGTAAGaattattggatgaaactgggtGTTTTTCGAGACGAATTataattctttttttgtttttttttgttctacTTGCTGTCTCACTTAATTTGTGTATTAACATACCTTtcactaattaatatttttcttcttattgcAGTAGACCCATATTAGAATAACATGTATACAAGAAGTTCAAGTGAACGTGAAGAGAAGACCACCGAGGTATCCGTGCAGTATACGTGCCGAAAAGATAAATGAAGATTGCAAGATGAGAACATTCCGTGTAATGTCACCCTTGCACATGCACAATGTCTTACTGTTTATGATGAAACCCTTCGGGCTATCTTCTCGGCGTACAATCTATCAAACAGTTTTCCAACATTTCAAAATGTCAAAATGTTGGAAATAGCTGACAGTCTCACCACTGATCAAGGACTAATTGCTTTGCTCAAAGCAGCGCCTATTCTGGAGTCGCTCGTATTTGTTAAGTATTTTAGATAGgaaaaagaagaatatggtgacTCTAATGATGAAAACGACATTGATGACGCTGAGAGCGATGGGAATAATGGAAACGAAGACCACAATCTCGACTTTGTATAGGACCAAAACAATCACGGCAATGAAGGCGATAGAGATGACTCTGATGCGTGCGAGTGTGACATCAATAATGAGGGTGAAAGCAGCTATGACACCGGAGATGATAGTACGACGCTCGGTAATGTGACCACTGGATGTTTATTTCCACACCTTAattcagtttttcttttcttttttttcttaaaatgcCGAAATTATGTTTATCACTCACCAAGCTCAAACTCCTTTTGGTTCCCAAAACAAAATGTTTGTtttatgaaatttgttgggaACCAAAAGGAATTGGAGCTTTATGAGTGAGAAACGTAATTTCATCACTCCTTTTGGTTCCCAACAAATTCCATAAAGGAAAAATCAGTTTGCTTTATGGAATTTGTTGGGAACCAAAAGGAGTTGGAGCTTTATGAGTGATAAACATAATTTCGtcatttaataaaaaaaagtattaaAATGTAACACTATACTGCACGGATACCTCGGTATCAGTGAAGGTTTGTTCATAGCTTACAATGCTTCGCTTGAAGGTTTCAAGAATGGGTGCAGACCCATTATAGCATTAGAGAGCTCGCCACTCCAGGGAAAGTTTGGTGGTGCCGTTCTGTCGGCTATTTCAATTGATGCAGACAATGGGATGTTTCCTATTGTCGTTTACATCTGCAGGAGTACATGTGTTTAATACATGGAATAAATTTCTTTCTCTAATTGCACCTTTTCTGAAAAAATTGGATAGGCGaattacatttttttttcgaGATTTGACCGCCATGCAAAAGGTGAGACATCGTATCCTCCTATGTATTGATTACTATGGTAGCAATCATGTTTTAAATTGTTCTAAAGAACTTGAATGTTTTTCTTACAGGCTGCAATCTGGCTGTTGAGGTGAATTTCGTGAATTATACTCAAAGACTTTGCACTGATCAATTGTTAAGGGTAATGAGGACTGCGAATTTTGGACATGAGTTTTACCATTACGAAGTGGTACGTGCAGCAGCAAAAGCTTATAATTACCAAGGTTTTATAAGTGCAATGGATGACCTCAAAAAAAACATGTCCATTGGTAGTGGAGTGGTTGCAAACATATGACAAAGGATGGGCTAGGCATCAGTTTGACGGTGCTGCCAATTGCCGGCACGTGTCAAACATCCTAGGTGCAACATTCACCCAGTGGGTAAAAAAGTTTAGGTGTTTGCCCATACACAAGTGGGTATTGAGGTATGAAGCTCTGCTATCTGACTTGTTTGGAAAGAGATCTCGTCGACTTTCCTCTTGGCCTCCTTCAGTTCCTAGAGCGTGGAAAGCGGTAAAGAAACAAAGACGGAATGTAGCGGGAGAAGGGTATGTTGTCCACTCAACGCTAACCCAAGATGTATGGTCCGTGGAGGAGAAACCGCTTGTATCTCCTTTTAAAGTTGATTTGAAACGACGAATGTGCTGCTGTGGAGAATGGCAAGTAGCAGGGATACCTTGTCTCCACGCAATGGCCGTTCTTGTTGAAAAAAGACCAAACGATATTGATAGGTAAGTCATGTTTCTTCTTTTATGTTTATTTTGTATTTCTTTATAGGTTAGGTAGATACTAACACTGTTTTCGTTCTTGTTAGCTACGTTGACGAGTGCTTCACTGTCGAGAAGTATCAAGCAACATATGCCCATTCAATAAAGCTAACGGCCAGTATGGAGGGGGAGGGATGCCAACAGGAACCAGGAAGCATTGTCCATCCACCACCATTAAAGGATGCTAGAAGAAAGGGTTTCAACTAAAGTAGACCAGTCGAAGGACCGCGTGGGCGGTTGTTGTGTACCTACGATATGTCGAATTTGTTAAGTCGTACGTGTTGAACAGATGAATGAAAAGGTAACTCACCAGAAATTTATTGGAAACAGTTAAACTATGTTGTTTCTTGAAACCAAATGATGATATGATATGATACTAGAAGAAGAAATTGGATTCAGTTGGTGATCCCAGTCAAATGCAATCTTTTTAATTGGGTTAGAGACCTACAATATTTTTTGTTTGCTGGTGTCTCTTCGAGTTAATGTAACTGGAATTCGTGTTATTGGTGAATCCTATCTTTTAATTTATTATGCCCTTTCTTCTGTCTATACCTTTTATGATATGTTACCGCCTCCAGAAGAGGAGCTAGTAAATGAGCCACAGCTTTAGGTCCGGGGTTCAATTCTTATACCTTTTTTTTCTTACTGAATTTGTAATCCAACCATACAAGTCAAACTGACATAGACAAAGGTAAACAAACGAGTCAAATAGTGCGCGTCAGCTCTTACACCGTATCTTTTTCTCGATCTCTCTGTAAATCGACGAGATAAGTCGCATTGACATAGTCAAAGCTTAAGTCAAACTGACAAGACTCAGAATGCCTACAAAATTGGTCTTGTGCAAAAGTGTTATGTACAAACCCAAACTACCTGCACAGGCAGATGCGGGTGAAATAAGGCTTGTACACAAGGCTTTTGCAAAGGAAGAAAAATGACTGTCGGTCGGGCTTGAACTTGGGAATCCTCAACCGTTCGTTAGTGGATCGCATCAGCCGTTGGATTAGAAACCCTAGATACGACTATAAATACCAACAATTTACCAGCAGAAACCCTAATATTTCTGGCTTCTCCTTTCTCGCCGCAGCTCAGACACTCCTCCTCTCTCTCTGcaaacaaaatcatttccttcttTCTGACAAGAATCTATTACTTTAATCAAAATCACTTGATCTCAGATTGGAAGGTGAGATTGTTGGTTTTTGATTGTTATTTTTTCGATTATCTTCATTCATTTCTGCTTAAGGTTTTcagtttattgatttttttttcaatttctggtGCAGCTATTGCGTTACTCTAGAGTTTAATCTTAATTGAGCAAGGTAATGATATgttaaaacttttttttcttttcttaaaatcAGATTTGATATGATTTAACTTCAATTGTAGACTCCATGGATTGAAATCTGATTCTAAATCACCCTGACCCAAACTTCAATTGTAGATGTAGATAATAGAAACATTAGGCTTATTTAGAGAATAAATCTCAATTGGTCATTTTGATTGTTATGTTTTTGCGGTTCATTTCTGCTTAGGGTTTTCAGTTTTGTGGATTTTCATtcaatttctgtttttttttttttcaatttttggtttcaattgGACATTAAGTTTATTTTGTAGATTAAGCCTGTTCATTTTGatcttattattatttatttttttgtgaaaCGGCCCATGAATCAGAAAGACATTTCATTTCTGTTAACAATAATAGGATCAACACTAAACTTAGTCTCATTGAGACCCAGTAACTAGGAAAAATCCCAAGGCTAAGTTTACGTTCTGTTTAGTCAGAGTTTTGAGTTTGTTAATAGTCTTTGAATTGTTAGAGTCTGTAACAACATATGTAACTTCTTAGCAGTATCTTTCAAGTATAAATAACTCTAAGATCTCCACACAACAACTGTGGAAGATATTCTATGTTTAAGTTGATCTTTTGTTCTGTATGTTAAAGTTCAACTAAATCAGTGTTTGTTATCGGGTTATATTAATGCTTGGATTGCAAATGCAGGAATTTGAATAGGTCGGTGTTTGCTCTGTCAAGGATGCAGTCAgtttatgaagaagaaaaaggggtATTAAGTGGTTCCTATTTTTCTAGTATACCTTTTAATTTTATcagtcttttatttattttttgtattttgtttAAGATTAAATCCCTTGTAATCATAGGATTAAGCATTATGAACTGGAACTAGCAATTCCGTTACTATGTCTATGAGTTCTAATTATAAGAATTTCTAAAACTATTAGAGCAAAGCGATTGGGAGCTTTCAATGTAAATCTAATCATAGTACCAAAAGACTGAGAGAGGAACGGACAAGAATATTTTCTCAAAGAAACCAAAGTTTATCTGATTAAGTTCTCTCCCAAAGAAAGGATGAACCGAAAGGTTCAAATCAGACCGAGCAAACATAAAAAGGGAAAAGGTTAATTCGAAAAGAAAAACTCCTCAGCTTATCATCCACACTATAGCATTAGATTTCATAACCGAATAAAGATTTAAAGGAATGAGCTATGGCAATGATAATATGGATTGTTAATAGATTATTATCCTAAAAGAATGGGTTAACTAATAAGAAAAAGAGGATAACATTCTAAACAAGGTTCTCCTAGAAATACATCAGCAGAAAGGTCTCCGGCGTAACTCCATAGATATCCTATACTAAGTTTAAAGAAATATACAAGAGAAGATGGTTATAATAGAATTTAATGCATGAGATGCTTTCAAGAATGAAATAAAATGCATGATATACGAAAATGTTTCTGCAATGACTCAGCccataaaggaaaaaaaagaaatccCACTTCCGGTTCAATGTTGTTTAGACTAAATATCGATTCCAGTTCTTAGTTACCTATCATTCCCCTCCCATAATATTGTCCCCTCTAGCTCAGAGAAGACACAAGCAGGATTACTACTCACGCTTCATTAGAAACGATCGAAAAAAGAACAAAATTCAGGTAAGGTGAAGAAAaaattgagaagatgaagaaaaagagtCGTTGAGAGGAGAGAGGAAAATGCAGAGTGAGACTGTTGTAATAGTGGTTATAATTTTTTAGTATCCAGTGGTTCTGAGATTACCTAGCTCTTAGACCTGACATGTCACAATTTacttgttaatttaatttcatgCACTAGATCTAGCCATGGCTAGCATGGATGGTTATTTAATAGAAATTCAaatctaataaaaaataataaacaagtggTACGACATGTAGAAATACCTATAATATAAATGTGTTGTAGTTGGGCAGTGACAATGAAGGTGGTGGTTACGAAAGTTGTGGTGGAGGTGGATACTTTATTGTTTAATGAGAATGAGTATTTTATATGGATAATCTTAACCAAAAACAAAGCGTGGAATAGTGGTTCAAGAGTTATGGTTAGGTGTGATAGGTCTCAAGGTCGAATCCTGTGAAGAGTAATTTTATAGAATTTATATTCCAATATCAAGAAGCCCAACTTGTGGTCGTGGAACGGTGGCGGGCATGGTGGAGATGGTTGTTGCGgtgctggtggtggaggtggtggcggtgctagtggtggaggtggtggtagttTTACTATAAATTGTTACCATTATACTATTTTTGATGACAGTTTTCATAAAAACTGTTACGGTTACTCAAATAATAGcaacagttttatgaaaaaagtTACCGTAGCAATTATTCAGTAACATATATTAAATAAACTGTTACCAAAAACTACTAACAGTGACAGGTTAAGAATTTATGAGTCATTTTTCAATAGTCATTCTGTAACATGTTTTATAAACTTTCCGTAACATGGGCTTTCTTAACACCgcagaaaaaactaaaactgttacaAAAATAATACAGTAACAGTTTTTAACTGTCACTGAACATCATTTTTTTACTAGTGGTGAATAGAGAATTGATTaagatattattttattatagagAATATATCTTAATTAACTAGAATATAAGAAATTAACTAGATGTTTTTATTACCTAGATAACTACCTAAATTACACAAGATATTTTTCTTggaaacttgatttgatttccgTCGATCTTCTGATAACCAGGTTGATTCTTGACCATTTCATCTTGAACTTGACCACCTCGATCTTCATATTGGTTAATATATTCTAATATCCCCCGCAAGATGGACACAGAGGGAATCAAAATGTTCAACTTGAACACCGGTTTAATGAATATAACTTTATCGTTGAACCATATGATGAAAAGAATGACGATCTCTGTGGTTATACGAAAGCATCAAAATAAATATGGTGAGTAAATTATTTTGACATGGAATCACAATATATGTGATGAATAGCTATGTCAACAAAAATAACCTTTTAAGTGGTTATTTTTCAGAATAAAGCTAATAATAACCTTTTAATTGGTGAATAAACAACCATTGTTTGAGTTGAATATTACATCTTTGATGAACTACGATAAAGATATTGAACAAATT encodes:
- the LOC113354131 gene encoding uncharacterized protein LOC113354131 produces the protein MTSKKTCPLVVEWLQTYDKGWARHQFDGAANCRHVSNILGATFTQWVKKFRCLPIHKWVLRYEALLSDLFGKRSRRLSSWPPSVPRAWKAVKKQRRNVAGEGYVVHSTLTQDVWSVEEKPLVSPFKVDLKRRMCCCGEWQVAGIPCLHAMAVLVEKRPNDIDSYVDECFTVEKYQATYAHSIKLTASMEGEGCQQEPGSIVHPPPLKDARRKGFN